A single region of the Ascaphus truei isolate aAscTru1 chromosome 6, aAscTru1.hap1, whole genome shotgun sequence genome encodes:
- the RBM7 gene encoding RNA-binding protein 7 isoform X1 has product MASVCIGVHVPCHMIHFIEDSKAGPVISVKIPKDKDGKTKQFAFVNFKHEESVPYGMNLLNGIKLFGRPLKIQFRSGSSHVTQDTNNVAYSPQGNGHGIPSNTIPSTANGSRYDRNGDYTTSPKNSSTQAVQRSYSSPDNLQRQAMMNSYLWQQLQSGGGTQILSQSGVTTTTTSSQPQYNQYSQSTSPTASRRYDDSTAQHKNRGFSSHPYQSEGRLHSREQHHRAPESRSHDYDQRREGRWHQSRQ; this is encoded by the exons ATGGCTAGTGTCTGTATTGGAGTTCATGTCCCCTGTCACATGATACATTTCATTGAAGATTCCAAG GCAGGTCCCGTAATTAGTGTTAAAATCCCCAAGGATAAAGATGGTAAAACAAAGCAATTTGCTTTTGTGAATTTCAAACACGAAGAATCCGTTCCTTACGGAATGAATCTACTAAATGGGATCAAACTCTTTGGAAGGCCTCTCAAAATTCAATTCAGATCAG GAAGTAGCCATGTTACGCAAGACACCAATAACGTGGCTTACTCGCCACAGGGAAATGGCCACGGAATCCCATCCAACACCATCCCATCCACAGCAAATGGCAGCAG ATACGACAGGAATGGGGATTACACAACCTCTCCTAAGAATTCCTCCACCCAGGCTGTGCAGAGATCCTACTCCTCCCCAGATAATCTTCAGAGGCAAGCAATG ATGAACAGCTACCTTTGGCAGCAATTGCAATCCGGAGGTGGCACCCAGATCCTATCGCAATCCGGcgtcaccaccaccaccacctcctctcAGCCCCAGTATAACCAGTACAGCCAGAGCACCAGCCCGACTGCGTCACGCCGCTACGACGACTCCACTGCCCAGCACAAAAACCGCGGCTTCAGCTCCCACCCTTACCAAAGCGAGGGTCGTCTCCACAGCCGGGAGCAACACCACAGGGCCCCCGAGAGCCGGAGTCACGATTACGACCAGAGACGGGAGGGCAGGTGGCATCAGTCTAGGCAGTGA
- the RBM7 gene encoding RNA-binding protein 7 isoform X2: protein MGAAVVDRTLFVGNLEPRATEELLFELFLQAGPVISVKIPKDKDGKTKQFAFVNFKHEESVPYGMNLLNGIKLFGRPLKIQFRSGSSHVTQDTNNVAYSPQGNGHGIPSNTIPSTANGSRYDRNGDYTTSPKNSSTQAVQRSYSSPDNLQRQAMMNSYLWQQLQSGGGTQILSQSGVTTTTTSSQPQYNQYSQSTSPTASRRYDDSTAQHKNRGFSSHPYQSEGRLHSREQHHRAPESRSHDYDQRREGRWHQSRQ, encoded by the exons ATGGGAGCCGCCGTGGTCGATAGGACTCTGTTTGTGGGGAACCTGGAGCCGAGAGCCACCGAGGAGCTTCTGTTCGAGCTGTTCCTGCAG GCAGGTCCCGTAATTAGTGTTAAAATCCCCAAGGATAAAGATGGTAAAACAAAGCAATTTGCTTTTGTGAATTTCAAACACGAAGAATCCGTTCCTTACGGAATGAATCTACTAAATGGGATCAAACTCTTTGGAAGGCCTCTCAAAATTCAATTCAGATCAG GAAGTAGCCATGTTACGCAAGACACCAATAACGTGGCTTACTCGCCACAGGGAAATGGCCACGGAATCCCATCCAACACCATCCCATCCACAGCAAATGGCAGCAG ATACGACAGGAATGGGGATTACACAACCTCTCCTAAGAATTCCTCCACCCAGGCTGTGCAGAGATCCTACTCCTCCCCAGATAATCTTCAGAGGCAAGCAATG ATGAACAGCTACCTTTGGCAGCAATTGCAATCCGGAGGTGGCACCCAGATCCTATCGCAATCCGGcgtcaccaccaccaccacctcctctcAGCCCCAGTATAACCAGTACAGCCAGAGCACCAGCCCGACTGCGTCACGCCGCTACGACGACTCCACTGCCCAGCACAAAAACCGCGGCTTCAGCTCCCACCCTTACCAAAGCGAGGGTCGTCTCCACAGCCGGGAGCAACACCACAGGGCCCCCGAGAGCCGGAGTCACGATTACGACCAGAGACGGGAGGGCAGGTGGCATCAGTCTAGGCAGTGA